One Candidatus Tanganyikabacteria bacterium genomic region harbors:
- a CDS encoding response regulator transcription factor — protein MTHRILIVEDEKHMLAGIEDLLRLKGYQTLAAETGPAGLERALADTPDLMLLDVMLPGMSGFDVLRELRGRGYQGAVIMLTAKGTELDKARGFDLGVDDYVTKPFSVLELLGRIQAVLRRTAAKAAPEPETLQLGDVAVDFRAFTASRGGETLDMGPKAIAILKCLARHKGQVVTRDQLIDEVWGRDQFIHTRTIDNHVVQLRRALGEDLIQTVHGHGYRLAAPS, from the coding sequence ATGACGCACCGCATCCTGATAGTCGAAGACGAGAAGCACATGCTCGCCGGCATCGAGGATCTCCTCCGGCTCAAGGGCTACCAGACCCTGGCGGCCGAGACCGGGCCGGCCGGCCTCGAGCGAGCGCTCGCCGACACCCCCGACCTGATGCTCCTGGACGTGATGCTCCCGGGCATGTCGGGCTTCGACGTGCTCCGCGAGTTGCGAGGTCGCGGCTACCAGGGGGCGGTCATCATGCTCACGGCCAAGGGCACCGAACTCGACAAGGCCCGGGGCTTCGATCTGGGCGTCGACGACTACGTGACCAAGCCGTTCAGCGTCCTGGAGCTGCTGGGCCGCATCCAGGCCGTGCTGCGCCGCACGGCCGCCAAGGCGGCCCCCGAGCCCGAGACGCTGCAACTGGGCGACGTGGCCGTGGATTTCCGGGCGTTCACGGCGAGCCGCGGCGGCGAAACCCTGGACATGGGCCCCAAGGCGATCGCCATCCTCAAGTGCCTGGCGCGCCACAAGGGCCAGGTCGTCACGCGGGATCAGCTCATCGACGAGGTATGGGGCCGCGACCAGTTCATCCACACGCGCACCATCGACAACCACGTAGTGCAGTTGCGCCGGGCGCTCGGCGAGGACCTGATCCAGACCGTCCACGGCCACGGCTACCGCCTGGCCGCGCCAAGCTAG
- a CDS encoding adenylate/guanylate cyclase domain-containing protein: protein MSDQVLGIEASRANLERMLQEMLDHPDRKEALTAEIERVFGRRKAVMVLDMSGFSRTTQQHGIVSFLLMIHQMHVLTRPCIAEHGGLTVKEEADNLFCLFDTPQAALDAARAIHRTLTTANHLLPEERKLYASIGIGFGDILYIGEEDLFGNEVNLASKLGEDIAERGETLLTQAARAALPGAVAGLEELQLAISGLSLTYYRVG from the coding sequence ATGTCGGACCAGGTCCTGGGGATCGAGGCCTCTCGCGCCAACCTCGAGCGGATGCTCCAGGAGATGCTGGATCACCCCGACCGCAAGGAGGCGCTCACCGCGGAGATCGAGCGGGTGTTCGGGCGCCGCAAGGCCGTGATGGTCCTCGACATGTCGGGCTTCTCGCGCACGACCCAGCAACACGGCATCGTGTCGTTCCTGCTCATGATCCACCAGATGCACGTCCTGACCCGCCCGTGCATTGCCGAGCACGGCGGCCTCACGGTCAAGGAGGAGGCCGACAACCTGTTCTGCCTCTTCGACACGCCGCAAGCGGCCCTCGACGCGGCCAGGGCCATCCATCGCACGCTCACGACCGCCAACCACCTGCTGCCCGAGGAGCGCAAGCTCTACGCCTCCATCGGCATCGGCTTCGGCGACATCCTGTACATCGGCGAAGAGGATCTCTTCGGCAACGAAGTGAACCTGGCCTCGAAGCTGGGCGAGGACATCGCGGAGCGCGGGGAAACCCTCCTGACCCAGGCCGCCCGGGCCGCCCTGCCAGGCGCGGTCGCGGGCCTGGAGGAGCTCCAGCTCGCGATCTCCGGCCTCTCGCTGACCTACTACCGGGTGGGCTAG
- a CDS encoding GFA family protein: MTLKPTHKGSCLCGAVTFSVSGDLPPPDACHCTDCWKHSGHFFVSTDVPRSAVVTHGEENLTWYKKSDKVRLGFCSRCGSSLFWDPIGRDWIGVAMGAFDTSTGTRIGVHVHVVEKGDYYDIADGVPQHNPG; the protein is encoded by the coding sequence ATGACCCTGAAGCCTACCCACAAAGGGTCCTGCCTCTGCGGCGCCGTCACCTTCAGCGTCTCCGGCGATCTTCCCCCGCCAGATGCGTGCCACTGCACGGATTGCTGGAAGCACTCGGGCCATTTCTTCGTCTCGACCGACGTTCCCCGCTCGGCCGTCGTAACGCACGGCGAGGAGAACCTCACCTGGTACAAGAAGTCGGACAAGGTGCGGCTGGGATTCTGCTCCCGTTGTGGCTCTTCGCTCTTCTGGGACCCCATTGGCCGAGACTGGATCGGCGTGGCCATGGGCGCATTCGATACGTCAACCGGCACCCGAATCGGGGTCCACGTCCACGTGGTCGAGAAGGGCGACTACTACGACATCGCTGACGGCGTGCCTCAACACAACCCGGGCTGA
- a CDS encoding tetratricopeptide repeat protein produces MKSKFAKPAGKPAGPDTDEAKARFSAEMAYGDSVFQYALGNAQDSIEAAYRALEFLPTYAPGLLTVGADEYLQGEHEKGMSRFLTLVNLPGTEPDLARIIDNAGDMLIGAKAYKDGLTLYRAAAARFSDLAVLHQGTGCCAGHLGLHDEAIAASRRALEIEPDNQKFVSDLGFTLIEAGQLEEAEKELLRAVAMDPKDGRAAANLEYCREKIKAAAKLPPPKRGSKE; encoded by the coding sequence ATGAAGAGCAAGTTCGCCAAGCCCGCCGGGAAACCCGCAGGACCCGATACCGACGAAGCCAAGGCAAGGTTCAGCGCCGAGATGGCGTATGGCGACTCCGTGTTCCAGTATGCCCTGGGCAACGCTCAGGACAGCATCGAGGCGGCATACCGGGCGCTTGAGTTCTTGCCGACCTACGCCCCCGGCTTGCTCACCGTTGGAGCGGATGAGTACCTGCAAGGCGAACACGAGAAGGGCATGTCCCGGTTCCTGACGCTGGTGAACTTGCCGGGCACCGAGCCGGACCTCGCCAGGATCATCGACAACGCCGGGGACATGCTCATCGGGGCCAAGGCGTACAAGGATGGCCTCACGCTCTATCGGGCGGCGGCGGCCCGGTTCTCGGACCTGGCCGTGCTCCACCAGGGCACTGGCTGCTGCGCCGGGCATCTCGGCCTCCACGACGAAGCCATTGCCGCCTCTCGGCGGGCCTTGGAAATCGAGCCCGACAACCAGAAGTTTGTGAGCGACCTCGGCTTCACGCTGATCGAGGCCGGGCAGCTTGAGGAAGCGGAAAAGGAGTTGCTGCGGGCGGTCGCCATGGACCCAAAAGACGGGCGGGCGGCGGCGAACCTGGAATACTGCCGAGAGAAGATCAAGGCTGCGGCCAAGCTCCCGCCACCGAAAAGAGGTTCGAAGGAGTGA